A genomic window from Anopheles ziemanni chromosome X, idAnoZiCoDA_A2_x.2, whole genome shotgun sequence includes:
- the LOC131291265 gene encoding calaxin-like: MSRKAARDREGGGGGGQGKLLSATLAGGNPKGGAMIMKSVSIFLASGRRASAQSRDPAGRGPNGSNSHSSALPRATVDPQSRERTGASRTGTSSSSAISRDNRKILARMDELNGKLNPKMLEMYKRRTHFSKVEVEALCKIYRKLVANASLNSKALAASNPGVIAKAGSSMDGIDRSVFRELLHSTFDIVTEETLMERIFCAWEKGYEGLPIRLEGWLMGLSTFLKGSQAEKTAFCFRVYDLNSDGFITKDEMFALLRNCLIKQPQDEDPDEGVKDLVEIALRKLDMDKDGKISFQDYQEAIAEEPLLLEAFGQCLPSDRATMSFLSTLQAQEDSN, translated from the exons ATGAGCAGGAAGGCGGCGAGGGACCGGGagggcggcggtggcggtggccaGGGGAAGCTCCTTTCGGCGACGCTCGCCGGCGGCAACCCGAAGGGCGGGGCAATGATAATGAAAAGCGTTTCCATCTTTCTGGCCAGTGGCAGAAGAGCCTCGGCGCAGTCGAGAGATCCGGCCGGGCGCGGACCGAACGGCAGCAACAGCCACAGCAGCGCTCTGCCGCGAGCGACGGTGGATCCGCAGTCGAGGGAGCGCACCGGTGCATCCCGGACGGgcacgagcagcagcagcgcgatATCGCGCGACAACCGGAAGATCCTGGCCAGGATGGACGAGCTCAACGGCAAGCTGAACCCCAAGATGCTGGAGATGTACAAGCGGCGGACGCACTTTTCCAA GGTGGAGGTGGAGGCGTTGTGCAAAATCTACCGCAAGCTGGTCGCGAACGCGAGCCTCAACTCGAAGGCGCTCGCCGCCAGCAACCCGGGCGTGATTGCAAAGGCCGGCTCGTCGATGGACGGCATCGACCGGTCGGTGTTCCGCGAGCTGCTGCACAGCACGTTCGACATCGTGACGGAGGAGACGCTGATGGAGCGCATCTTCTGCGCGTGGGAGAAGGGCTACGAGGGGCTGCCGATACGGCTCGAGGGCTGGCTGATGGGGCTGTCCACCTTCCTGAAGGGCTCGCAGGCGGAGAAGACGGCCTTCTGCTTCCGCGTGTACGACCTCAACAGTGACGGCTTCATCACCAAGGACGAGATGTTCGCGCTGCTGCGCAACTGCCTCATCAAGCAGCCGCAGGACGAGGACCCGGACGAGGGCGTCAAGGACCTGGTGGAGATCGCCCTCCGCAAGCTGGACATGGATAAGGACGGCAAG ATTTCCTTCCAGGACTACCAGGAAGCGATCGCCGAGGagccgctgctgctggaggcCTTCGGCCAGTGTCTACCGTCGGACCGTGCCACGATGTCCTTCCTCTCCACGTTGCAAGC ccagGAGGATTCGAACTGA
- the LOC131291241 gene encoding 17-beta-hydroxysteroid dehydrogenase 13-like, whose translation MNILQEDNIDNALSVFRSDRQFIDNSNSDIPPRPQRRTVTEETAGHGRRESSNNPAVMAYNAVLILFDVLVFLVKSVYITVKGIVEMVMLPPARDVSGDIVLITGAGHGMGKNLALQYATLGTTVVAVDVNEKTNQETVTAIKAKGGKAFGFTCDVTNRQQVLDTCKKVKEQVGIVTILINNAGIMPTHSLLQQTENEIRKTFDINVLAHFWFIQALLPDMLKQNRGHIVVLSSIAGMIGFKYLVPYCGTKFAVRGIMEALSEELRADPAKPNIKFTTIYPYMVDTGLCKRPYTRFPNLLKMVKPDDAAAAIIDAQRRGLTEASIPKYLLYLNTWFRNLPLRVGQEFGDLLDTGLQSDL comes from the exons ATGAACATTCTCCAGGAGGATAACATCGATAACGCACTATCTGTGTTCCGAAGCGACAG GCAGTTCATCGATAACTCTAATTCCGACATTCCACCGCGTCCTCAGAGGCGCACCGTGACCGAAGAA ACGGCAGGGCACGGTAGGCG GGAATCGTCGAACAACCCGGCCGTGATGGCGTACAACGCGGTGCTGATCCTCTTCGACGTGCTCGTGTTCCTGGTGAAGTCCGTCTACATCACGGTGAAGGGCATCGTGGAGATGGTGATGCTGCCGCCGGCCCGAGACGTCAGCGGGGACATCGTGCTGATCACGGGTGCCGGCCACGGCATGGGCAAAAACCTGGCACTACAGTACGCCACACTCGGCACCACCGTCGTGGCGGTGGACGTCAACGAGAAGACCAACCAGGAAACGGTGACCGCCATCAAGGCGAAGGGTGGCAAAGCGTTCGGTTTCAC CTGCGACGTGACCAACCGCCAGCAGGTGCTGGACACCTGCAAAAAGGTGAAAGAGCAGGTCGGCATCGTCACCATCCTGATCAATAATGCCGGCATCATGCCGACACACTCGCTCCTGCAGCAGACGGAGAACGAAATTCGCAAAACGTTCGACATCAACGTGCTGGCACACTTCTGG TTCATTCAGGCGCTGCTCCCGGACATGCTGAAACAGAACCGCGGTCACATCGTCGTACTGTCGTCGATTGCCGGTATGATCGGCTTCAAGTACCTGGTGCCGTACTGCGGTACCAAGTTTGCCGTGCGTGGCATCATGGAGGCGCTGTCGGAGGAGCTGCGGGCGGACCCGGCAAAGCCGAACATCAAGTTTACCACTATCTACCCGTACATGGTCGATACGGGCCTGTGCAAGCGGCCGTACACGCGCTTCCCGAACCTGCTCAAGATGGTCAAGCCGGACGATGCTGCCGCCGCCATCATCGATGCGCAGCGGCGCGGTCTCACCGAGGCCTCGATTCCGAAGTATCTGCTCTACCTGAACACCTGGTTCCGCAATCTGCCGCTGCGCGTCGGTCAGGAGTTTGGCGACCTGCTCGACACTGGCCTGCAGTCGGATCTGTAG
- the LOC131290695 gene encoding short-chain dehydrogenase/reductase family 16C member 6-like — translation MSCGQSAPNAGVKMYNLVILIIDIVAMLVRWIFYTLESLYRLVVPPAADTVHNDIVLITGAGHGMGKCMALQYAQLGATVICLDINEKQNAETVATIKQQRGNAFGYVCDVTDRQQIIETAKRIQQEVGTVTILVNNAGIMPTHPLLQQTEMEIRKTFEINVMAHFWLLQSYLPGMLEKNRGFIVALSSVAGLCGLNNLVPYCGSKFAVRGIMEALAEELRQDARKPNIKFTTVYPYMVDTGLCKRPHMRFPNMMRLVKPEEAAAAIIDGQRRGLVDVSIPKYLLYLNTVIRVFPLKVGTLLRDFLDSGVESDL, via the exons ATGTCGTGTGG CCAGAGTGCACCGAACGCGGGTGTCAAGATGTACAACCTGGTGATTCTCATCATCGACATCGTCGCGATGTTGGTACGATGGATCTTCTACACGCTCGAGTCGCTCTACCGGCTCGTCGTCCCACCGGCTGCGGACACCGTCCACAACGACATTGTGCTCATTACCGGCGCTGGCCACGGTATGGGCAAGTGCATGGCGCTGCAGTACGCGCAGCTGGGTGCGACCGTCATCTGTCTCGATATCAACGAGAAGCAGAACGCCGAAACGGTCGCGACGATCAAGCAGCAGCGCGGTAACGCCTTCGGCTACGT GTGTGATGTCACCGACCGCCAGCAGATCATCGAGACGGCCAAGCGAATCCAGCAGGAGGTGGGCACGGTCACGATCCTGGTCAACAATGCCGGTATCATGCCGACGCATCCGCTGCTCCAGCAAACCGAAATGGAAATTCGCAAAACGTTTGAGATCAACGTTATGGCACACTTCTGG CTCCTGCAAAGCTATCTGCCCGGAATGCTCGAGAAGAACCGTGGGTTCATCGTGGCGCTCTCCTCCGTCGCCGGCCTGTGCGGGCTGAACAATCTGGTACCGTACTGCGGCAGCAAATTTGCCGTGCGCGGTATCATGGAGGCCCTCGCCGAGGAGCTGCGCCAGGACGCGCGGAAGCCGAATATCAAGTTCACCACCGTCTATCCGTACATGGTCGACACAGGCCTGTGCAAGCGGCCGCACATGCGCTTCCCGAACATGATGCGCCTGGTCAAGCCGGAAGAAGCGGCCGCCGCCATCATCGACGGCCAGCGGCGCGGCCTGGTCGACGTCTCCATCCCGAAGTATCTGCTCTACCTGAACACCGTCATTCGCGTGTTTCCGCTCAAGGTGGGCACGCTGCTGCGCGACTTCCTCGACAGCGGTGTTGAGTCCGACCTCTGA
- the LOC131290696 gene encoding lysozyme-like, with protein sequence MSRFWLSVVTAPIFITLILSLAALPSAHGVFLSNLNATCFRCICEASTGCSAQADCRQSYCGPFSISRAYWMDAGRVVLPNDDPSRWGSFEDCANDYECATNIVNQYMEKYGTDCNSDGLVDCVDYTMLHVNGGPRCQGALGGAFASKFFQCLRTK encoded by the exons ATGTCCCGATTTTGGCTGTCCGTTGTTACTGCACCGATCTTCATCACATTAATTCTGTCGCTTGCCGCTCTTCCCAGCGCGCACGGTGTGTTTTTATCGAACCTAAACGCCACCTGCTTCCGTTGCATCTGTGAAGCGTCAACGGGCTGCAGTGCGCAGGCAGATTGTCGACAGTCG TACTGTGGTCCGTTTTCGATTTCCCGCGCCTACTGGATGGACGCGGGAAGGGTGGTGCTGCCGAACGACGATCCGTCCCGGTGGGGCTCGTTCGAGGACTGTGCGAACGACTACGAGTGTGCAACGAACATCGTCAACCAGTACATGGAGAAGTACGGCACCGACTGCAAcagcgatgggctggtggACTGCGTCGACTACACGATGCTGCACGTTAATGGCGGCCCGAGGTGTCAAGGTGCACTTGGTGGTGCGTTTGCTAGCAAATTCTTCCAGTGTCTTAGAACGAAGTAG
- the LOC131290908 gene encoding maestro heat-like repeat-containing protein family member 1 — MENHDERPEEGKKPASAVIKQDQNLIAIVNSLLDSLNDKEELLRSTTEASLIRIAKRRHDEIVEVLCEYRRKHPKLGDTHTLIILRVISYIGSNLIDVIDPNTASKCIQYSTTEITKSTDQNAAIQNPCREILVAVGRRYCKEIMEIFVKHLEENQLGNFMIMQSIGALATANVRDTVPYVKAILGLILPTLAIIKQDFLRQAYAYAIGRFCEAFSEYQEYQRQNPNTDEIPMTTVVRYEIHDEISIIYDHFHAQWLSSREPKVTGEVLNAFSFMYPLLPVEKVSDQLPKTLSLVMALYRKSLDRSAITQYLASIIKTVLQLNSKLLAPTSDNLIVCLFDLVCVNPDYDKPQTVKGHFEVLRCFDLLAPEYGEKIIEILIIHLRNNNERERIKSLLVVTHLTNTSEQVVHDKLPEIIGILKGMLATEKPIKVKIVLLKTVVAFMQKNFVQDREFVTFLIRSSCRPAKLNLDHGTLDEHQEFQRACNDTMHILSSTVGTVDAMLKLELLQAYLRYEYTDICGTIGKCLANLFTKDPELTVALCERHNPFDENVQAAEEVPPPPRPVAVFVRTLALLGNYGEQGRIQHLLTFLRSYAGCLYRQLVPLWLEHTTALQTELASGIDERRYYELLFQFLQATIKDVDEYKFVESIIAEMFHQLPLYQAPGAVGSGGSSSGAQTHEFRVPSLEQEKRMVVKVFGVCLCHSLDEHLIANKIDLIVTMAKGERCEKNAPPEEFERLMQDYADALGYASVEHLDKVMAKLTALVIDEGAVKKSSSFFSNLNFIKDSAREQEAYRLKVLALQALHVIISRAPREKVAQYYTDQVVRYLIVQFDSKELFIKQLVVSTLLALTDVFSPSDGDERMTSLRNKNDLHRICMATTTDHQSNEYLPLFPSIIQLATVLVQLNAEEQPGLDVNGLLNSICFYFFTTAQNLKSRFDSAEDDTRNSYLARFLNLSLPEVNRFIRTLLVQQNASPACLDDVHSILEKWLKDRNSEVRICACHVYNSTLEVYMKSMKIGCEAPSKFNQTGSMLGKIIPRCIDSNATVRQTAVEVLKKILEIACVYETLTVADSSVQWVAELDRIHEEIVTDDAKDIYRIASELAQIIAQRLSSYQYVQFSKCLLYGVADPEPSSVIGASYVLKFFMHVKGSEMFHAIPELVKECLYAVKICEVPRAKTTILKSILALTKHHPKLVCNEILSQCLPLEEHVVEYWKTLTMDPDLSGTILDNFIVSVTSSCLYEQPQQQQQDTPDTTDDTTRTATMHPFAIVCVLKEMFKCDELKAEMRARFAEIFCMLLSTLASYITLLPPYSVLAQPNVAGNVTIPKSARRAKGQLAQGPGKETIAKLNPCQTILDAFQTFLDTLDMQQISIVLSVCPDLAASTDLNSFIEILTPLGVATASEVGINSALMRQLVTTMSRYVSSPYDTQRIASTGFYAHLVPLQPCGETASVIMLSLESSLNDPNPLVRGLSIRGMAYVCSLTQHDIDKYATMCLTSLLKGIEDYNKNCFINIPLDSMRGLSKILQTIEPAKFEPFQVSSAIRIRPFFEKNSTELRESAILLFGDVCGLKVKQMALGSSGSSSANGEAGDTLVSESLMEQLKANFCSLLLHLCEQSSMIARACKITLKNICAVLGTPKMNALAQTCLIEHGQLQYSNFLKSFVKLIGEELQDCVNDFIDACLPLLRSQWPEIRGNAAILIGLLHCQNATVKCQHMEQIGHKISLLLKDDCMSVKVSASEALGYIYGEL, encoded by the exons ATGGAGAACCATGACGAGAGGCCTGAAGAGGGCAAGAAGCCAGCATCGGCTGTTATCAAACAGGACCAGAATCTAATCG CCATCGTTAACAGCCTGCTGGATAGCCTCAACGACAAAGAGGAGCTGCTGCGCAGTACGACGGAAGCTTCCCTGATCCGGATCGCTAAGCGCCGACATGATGAAATCGTAGAAGTGTTGTGTGAGTACAGGAGGAAACATCCGAAGCTGGGCGATACGCACACTTTAATAATACTAAG GGTTATATCGTACATCGGATCCAACCTCATCGATGTAATCGATCCCAACACAGCATCGAAATGCATCCAGTACAGCACGACCGAAATAACGAAAAGCACCGATCAGAACGCGGCTATTCAGAACCCGTGTCGGGAAATTCTGGTTGCTGTCGGCCGCCGCTACTGCAAGGAGATAATGGAGATTTTCGTAAAACACTTGGAGGAAAACCAGCTGGGAAACTTCATGATCATGCAATCGATTGGTGCGCTGGCCACGGCGAATGTGAGGGACACCGTGCCGTACGTTAAAGCGATCCTTGGCCTAATACTGCCGACGCTGGCGATCATCAAGCAGGACTTTCTTCGGCAAGCGTACGCGTACGCCATCGGGCGCTTTTGCGAGGCGTTCTCCGAGTACCAAGAGTACCAGCGTCAGAACCCCAACACCGATGAAATACCGATGACGACGGTCGTCCGGTATGAAATTCACGACGAGATATCCATCATTTACGATCACTTTCACGCCCAGTGGTTGTCGTCGCGTGAACCCAAGGTGACCGGCGAGGTGCTGAATGCATTCTCCTTCATGTACCCCCTGCTGCCGGTGGAGAAGGTAAGCGACCAGCTACCAAAAACGCTGTCGCTTGTAATGGCGCTGTATCGGAAGAGCCTGGATCGTAGCGCCATCACGCAATATCTAGCATCCATCATCAAAACGGTACTGCAGCTCAACTCCAAACTGCTTGCCCCAACGTCCGACAATCTGATAGTGTGTCTGTTCGACCTAGTGTGCGTTAATCCGGACTACGACAAACCGCAGACGGTAAAGGGGCACTTTGAGGTGCTGCGCTGCTTCGACCTGCTGGCGCCCGAGTACGGTGAGAAAATCATCGAAATACTGATCATTCACCTGCGCAACAACAACGAGCGCGAGCGCATCAAGTCACTGTTGGTGGTGACGCACCTAACCAATACCTCGGAGCAGGTAGTCCACGATAAGCTACCGGAAATTATCGGCATTCTCAAGGGCATGCTGGCGACGGAGAAACCGATAAAGGTGAAGATAGTACTGCTGaagacggtggtggcgttcaTGCAGAAGAACTTCGTGCAGGATCGGGAGTTTGTCACGTTTCTGATACGCAGCAGCTGTCGGCCGGCGAAGCTGAACCTCGACCACGGTACACTAGACGAGCATCAGGAATTTCAGCGCGCCTGCAACGACACAATGCACATCCTCTCGTCGACCGTCGGTACGGTAGATGCGATGCTAAAGCTGGAGTTGCTGCAGGCGTATCTGCGCTACGAGTACACCGACATCTGCGGCACCATCGGCAAGTGTCTGGCGAACCTATTCACCAAGGACCCTGAGCTAACGGTGGCGCTGTGCGAGCGGCACAATCCGTTTGACGAGAACGTGCAAGCAGCGGAGGAAGTGCCTCCGCCGCCTCGGCCGGTGGCAGTTTTCGTGCGCACGCTCGCACTGCTCGGGAACTATGGCGAGCAAGGGCGCATTCAGCATCTTCTAACGTTTCTGCGTAGCTACGCCGGGTGTCTCTACCGCCAGCTGGTGCCACTGTGGCTCGAGCATACGACCGCACTGCAGACGGAGTTGGCAAGTGGCATCGATGAGCGGCGTTACTACGAGCTGCTGTTCCAATTCCTACAGGCCACCATCAAGGACGTGGACGAGTACAAGTTCGTTGAGAGCATAATCGCGGAGATGTTCCACCAGCTGCCACTCTATCAAGCGCCGGGTGCGGTCGGCAGCGGTGGCTCCTCTTCAGGCGCGCAGACTCACGAGTTCCGGGTACCGTCGCTCGAGCAAGAGAAGCGCATGGTGGTGAAGGTGTTCGGTGTGTGCCTGTGCCACTCGCTCGACGAGCATCTGATAGCGAATAAGATCGATCTCATCGTCACGATGGCGAAGGGCGAACGGTGCGAAAAGAACGCCCCGCCCGAGGAGTTCGAGCGGCTGATGCAGGACTACGCCGATGCACTAGGCTACGCGTCCGTCGAGCACCTGGACAAGGTGATGGCCAAGCTAACAGCGCTCGTGATCGACGAAGGTGCGGTAAAGAAGTCGAGCAGCTTTTTCTCGAATCTCAATTTCATCAAGGACAGCGCCCGGGAGCAGGAAGCGTACCGGCTGAAGGTGCTGGCTCTACAGGCACTGCATGTGATCATCTCCCGCGCCCCGAGGGAAAAGGTGGCCCAGTACTACACCGACCAAGTCGTGCGCTATCTGATCGTGCAGTTCGATAGCAAGGAGCTGTTCATCAAGCAGCTGGTGGTGAGCACACTCCTCGCGCTGACCGACGTCTTCTCGCCTTCGGACGGCGACGAGCGAATGACCAGCTTGCGCAACAAGAACGATCTGCATCGCATTTGCATGGCCACCACAACCGACCATCAGTCGAACGAGTACCTACCCCTGTTTCCCTCGATCATCCAGCTCGCGACCGTGCTGGTGCAGTTGAACGCCGAGGAGCAGCCGGGTCTGGATGTGAACGGGCTGCTCAACTCAATCTGCTTCTACTTCTTCACCACGGCCCAGAATCTGAAGTCGCGCTTCGACTCGGCCGAGGACGACACGCGCAACAGCTACCTCGCGCGCTTTCTCAATCTCTCGCTGCCGGAGGTGAATCGGTTTATCCGGACGCTGCTGGTCCAGCAGAACGCGTCGCCCGCGTGCCTGGACGATGTGCACTCCATACTGGAGAAATGGCTCAAGGATCGGAACAGTGAGGTGCGCATTTGCGCCTGTCACGTGTACAACAGCACACTTGAAGTGTACATGAAGTCGATGAAGATTGGCTGCGAGGCACCGTCGAAGTTCAACCAGACCGGCTCAATGCTCGGAAAGATCATACCACGCTGCATCGACTCGAACGCAACCGTACGCCAGACGGCGGTCGAGGTGCTCAAGAAGATCCTCGAGATAGCGTGCGTATACGAGACGCTGACCGTGGCCGACAGCAGCGTACAGTGGGTGGCCGAGCTCGATCGCATCCACGAGGAGATCGTGACAGACGACGCCAAAGACATCTACCGGATCGCCAGCGAGCTTGCGCAGATCATCGCCCAGCGCCTGTCCAGCTACCAGTACGTGCAGTTCAGCAAATGTCTGTTATACGGTGTGGCCGATCCGGAACCGAGCTCAGTGATCGGTGCCTCCTACGTGCTCAAGTTTTTCATGCACGTCAAGGGCTCAGAGATGTTCCACGCCATCCCGGAACTGGTAAAGgagtgtttgtat GCCGTTAAAATTTGTGAAGTTCCCAGGGCGAAAACAACCATACTGAAGTCCATTCTCGCGCTGACCAAGCATCATCCTAAGCTGGTGTGCAATGAAATTCTCTCCCAGTGCCTACCGCTTGAAGA GCACGTTGTGGAGTACTGGAAGACGCTCACCATGGATCCGGATCTGAGTGGTACAATTTTGGACAACTTTATAGTCTCCGTCACGTCGTCCTGTCTGTACGAGCagcctcagcagcagcagcaggacacACCGGATACGACCGACGATACGACGCGCACCGCCACCATGCATCCGTTCGCCATCGTGTGCGTGTTGAAGGAAATGTTCAAGTGCGATGAGCTGAAGGCGGAAATGCGGGCACGATTTGCAGAGATTTTCTGCATGCTGCTGTCGACGCTCGCCTCGTACATTACGCTGCTGCCGCCGTACAGCGTGCTGGCGCAGCCGAACGTGGCTGGCAACGTTACGATCCCGAAGAGTGCTCGGCGTGCCAAGGGTCAGCTGGCGCAAGGTCCGGGCAAGGAGACGATAGCGAAGCTCAACCCGTGCCAGACGATACTAGACGCATTCCAGACGTTTCTCGACACGCTCGATATGCAACAGATATCGATCGTGCTGTCCGTCTGCCCGGATCTGGCGGCTAGTACCGATTTGAACAGCTTCATCGAGATCCTGACGCCGCTGGGCGTGGCGACCGCCAGCGAGGTGGGTATCAATTCCGCGCTGATGCGTCAGCTCGTCACCACCATGAGCCGGTACGTGAGCAGCCCGTACGACACGCAGCGGATCGCATCCACCGGCTTCTACGCGCACCTGGTACCACTGCAGCCGTGTGGCGAGACGGCCTCGGTGATCATGCTCAGCCTCGAGTCGTCGCTGAACGATCCGAACCCGCTTGTGCGCGGCCTGAGCATCCGGGGGATGGCGTACGTGTGTAGCCTGACGCAGCACGACATCGACAAGTACGCCACGATGTGCCTCACGTCGCTGCTCAAGGGTATCGAGGACTACAACAAGAACTGCTTCATCAACATCCCGCTGGACAGCATGCGCGGCCTGTCCAAGATACTGCAGACGATCGAGCCGGCCAAGTTCGAGCCGTTTCAGGTGTCGTCCGCCATCCGCATTCGGCCGTTCTTCGAGAAAAACTCCACGGAACTGCGCGAGTCCGCCATACTGCTCTTCGGTGACGTTTGCGGGCTCAAGGTAAAGCAAATGGCACTCGGGTCCAGTGGCAGCAGCAGTGCGAACGGTGAGGCGGGCGACACGCTTGTCTCCGAGTCGCTGATGGAGCAACTGAAGGCCAACTTCTGCTCGTTGCTGCTACATCTTTGCGAGCAGAGCAGTATGATAGCGCGCGCTTGTAAGATCacgctgaagaacatctgCGCGGTGTTGGGCACGCCGAAAATGAACGCACTGGCTCAAACCTGTCTCATCGAGCATGGGCAGCTGCAATATAGCAACTTTTTGAAAAGTTTCGTCAAGTTAATC GGAGAAGAATTGCAAGACTGCGTCAACGATTTCATAGACGCGTGTTTGCCACTGCTCCGTAGCCAATGGCCAGAGATTCGTGGGAACGCTGCAATACTTATAG GTTTGCTACACTGTCAGAACGCCACCGTCAAGTGTCAGCACATGGAGCAAATCGGTCATAAAATATCGCTACTGCTGAAGGACGACTGCATGTCCGTGAAAGTAAGTGCATCGGAAGCCCTCGGGTATATTTACGGAGAGCTGTAG
- the LOC131290877 gene encoding methionyl-tRNA formyltransferase, mitochondrial yields the protein MNILSNHSYVSNLCCRSVNHVQRYFSNVSRLKVLFFGTDSFSLPSLRIIHKNVIDNGRVQSLEVVTSFKASKNPVKQYSLVNKIPVHDWVDFKQSADISFDLGVVVSFGHLIPEAIINTFDRGMLNVHASLLPKLRGAAPIVHAIANGEQHTGITIMRIKPKHFDVGEILLQSSVDIPRDILMPQLHDQLAQTGATCLIQCIEDIESYYEKLVKQNDSMATYAPKIDAKFAEIRWNGTDAIGIYNLYRSLYGFRPLNTSFAGEVVKIFEMSFNHDQNPAARSTMKRSGFIEYSKVLKSLFVHCSDGRLLEIIKLSIGGKKILTGRDFHNGFLSKVDPSKRFFN from the exons ATGAATATTCTATCAAATCACAGTTACGTTAGCAACTTATGCTGCAGAAGCGTCAATCACGTCCAACGTTACTTTTCTAATGTTTCCCGGCTGAAAGTGCTGTTCTTCGGTACGGATAGTTTCTCACTTCCTAGTCTAAGGATTATTCATAAAAACGT AATAGATAATGGACGAGTGCAGAGCTTGGAGGTGGTGACATCATTTAAAGCATCCAAAAACCCAGTAAAGCAGTACAGCTTAGTGAACAAAATTCCGGTGCACGATTGGGTTGACTTTAAACAGAGTGCCGACATTTCTTTTGATTTAGGTGTGGTTGTGTCTTTCGGACATCTTATTCCGGAGGCAATCATCAATACTTTTGATCG ggGCATGCTTAATGTACATGCTAGTTTGTTGCCAAAACTACGAGGGGCAGCTCCAATTGTACACGCCATCGCAAACGGGGAGCAGCACACCGGAATAACCATCATGCGTATCAAGCCGAAGCACTTTGATGTAGGAGAAATTTTACTACAATCAAGTGTGGATATTCCGCGCGATATATTGATGCCACAGTTGCACGATCAGTTGGCACAAACTGGAGCGACATGCTTGATCCAGTGTATCGAAGACATAGAAAGTTACTATGAAAAACTAGTCAAACAGAATGATTCGATGGCTACTTACG cACCAAAAATTGATGCCAAATTTGCAGAAATACGTTGGAATGGTACCGATGCAATCGGCATATACAACCTGTATCGTTCGCTGTACGGTTTCCGGCCGTTGAACACTTCGTTCGCAGGAGAGGTagtaaaaatttttgaaatgtcATTTAACCATGACCAAAACCCTGCAGCACGGTCGACAATGAAGAGGTCTGGTTTTATCGAGTACTCTAAAGTATTGAAAAGCCTATTTGTGCATTGTAGCGATGGTCGTTTACTGGAAATAATTAAGCTATCCATAGGAGGAAAGAAGATTTTGACCGGGCGAGACTTTCATAACGGATTTTTGAGTAAAGTTGATCCCTCAAAAAGgtttttcaattga
- the LOC131291251 gene encoding uncharacterized protein LOC131291251 codes for MANPRQSTLLIYRQQDKKQKVQDLLFEVAIKYVWKGHVIFFTLERFERFTESALAQFSDMFKNIIFYYVQSIDKLMEKLVDLQRWENCLPAMIIVDSLDSMTTTGDCPASEHALVMAFLADTAKILATKLKSVCKCITTISDVAYTDFPVEMYVKECYVLNEEKLSGLSDIMSVLAEMTYQQ; via the coding sequence ATGGCAAATCCCCGGCAGTCAACACTGCTCATTTATCGGCAACAAgataaaaagcaaaaagttCAGGATCTGTTGTTCGAGGTAGCGATCAAGTACGTCTGGAAGGGCCATGTCATTTTCTTTACGCTGGAACGATTTGAAAGATTCACGGAAAGTGCCCTGGCGCAGTTCAGCGATATGTTTAAGAACATCATCTTTTACTACGTTCAATCGATTGATAAGCTGATGGAGAAACTAGTTGACTTGCAGCGTTGGGAAAACTGTCTTCCGGCTATGATAATAGTTGACTCGCTCGACTCGATGACCACCACTGGTGATTGTCCGGCATCTGAGCATGCTTTAGTAATGGCTTTTCTAGCCGATACCGCTAAGATTCTTGCGACCAAGCTGAAATCAGTTTGCAAATGTATTACTACAATAAGTGATGTCGCTTATACTGATTTCCCAGTCGAGATGTACGTTAAAGAATGCTATGTTCTAAATGAAGAGAAGTTATCTGGATTGTCGGATATAATGTCTGTCTTAGCGGAAATGACATATCAACAGTAA